The proteins below come from a single Vampirovibrio chlorellavorus genomic window:
- the treY gene encoding malto-oligosyltrehalose synthase → MPTATYRFQFNREFRFQDAIALIPYLKQLGISHCYASPLLQARENSPHGYDISNHQQLSSEIGSYEEFIQLASTLKAEGMSLILDIVPNHMGAAQNNPWWMDLLENGTSSLYADYFDIDWHPLTEDLKHKILLPILGDSYGQVLKNGELQLRFDPSTARFWLDYYEHTIPVNPVSYPLILGQRLEVLEARLGQSNPAFLEYQSIMTAFERLPIETEGCWEKKEERIREKNISLGRLLALGNSTPDIFNFIQETLQDFQTRLPDITNQNRLHRLLEMQVYRLSNWRVASDEINYRRFFDINDLVALRVEDPRVFAETHALILRLIEEGWISGLRIDHPDGLYDPAAYFHQLQIEAAKRLNVSLEPDLQLGDPRLPLYVAIEKILAPYERLPQNWLVQGTTGYEFANTVNGLFVQQEHEKEMTRIYEKTLGHPIHFESLVHECKKLIMRTTLNSELGVLTQQLYRLCKQNWRSRDFTLHNLRSALMEVVACFPVYRTYVTHETLSKKDGEYIDWAINLAKRHSTAIDSSIYDFLHSILLLEAQLEHLTETQPPGAADARRVSSTTTPEVTEASRFRAAVCHFAMKFQQYSGPVMAKGLEDTSFYRYNRLVSLNEVGGEPTVFGISAATFHYRNQQRLQRTPHTLLSTTTHDTKRSEDVRARISVLSEMPEEWQKHLTSWRRIHRHLLQRPGDDVVAPCPNDEYLFYQTLLGIWPFENPKEEERAQLAERLEQYMLKAAREAKRHTSWINPNHTYETGLQAFIRGVVLKPSPLFMRSFLPFQRQIARLGQFNALSQTLLKLTCPGVPDLYQGCELWDLSLVDPDNRRPVDYAVRQAQLAQLRPLLEAPDAHTLQKPLDEIVRDMSDGRIKQYLIAKVLGYRQAHPALFQQGHYLPLEVSGIYSDHVVAFVRWLEGEAVIVAVPRLNTWLGLRKSGQPCGKRVWKNTQLLLPDFLQNRPVTNLLTLEPLAPVNHDAQKALNLSDVFKDLPVGFLRLG, encoded by the coding sequence ATTCCCACGGCGACTTACCGGTTCCAGTTTAACCGGGAGTTCCGGTTTCAGGACGCCATTGCCCTCATTCCCTATCTCAAGCAACTGGGCATCAGCCATTGCTATGCCTCTCCGCTGCTGCAAGCCCGGGAGAACAGTCCTCACGGCTACGATATCAGCAATCACCAGCAACTTAGCTCGGAGATCGGAAGCTACGAGGAATTTATCCAGCTGGCTTCAACGCTGAAGGCGGAGGGGATGTCCCTGATTCTGGACATTGTGCCCAACCACATGGGGGCTGCCCAAAACAATCCGTGGTGGATGGATTTGCTGGAAAACGGCACTTCCTCCCTGTACGCCGATTATTTTGACATCGACTGGCATCCGCTTACGGAAGACCTGAAACACAAGATTTTGCTGCCCATTCTGGGAGATTCCTATGGTCAGGTCCTGAAGAACGGCGAGCTGCAGCTGCGGTTTGACCCCTCTACCGCCCGCTTCTGGCTGGACTATTACGAACACACCATTCCGGTAAACCCGGTGTCATATCCTCTCATTCTGGGGCAACGCCTGGAGGTGCTGGAGGCCCGACTGGGGCAATCTAACCCTGCCTTTCTGGAATATCAGAGCATTATGACCGCCTTTGAGCGCTTGCCCATAGAAACCGAAGGCTGCTGGGAAAAGAAAGAAGAGCGCATCCGGGAAAAGAATATCAGCCTGGGGCGTTTGCTGGCCCTGGGCAACAGCACGCCTGACATATTCAATTTCATTCAGGAAACCTTGCAGGACTTTCAAACCCGCCTGCCAGACATCACCAACCAGAACCGATTGCACCGTCTGCTGGAAATGCAGGTTTACCGCCTCTCCAACTGGCGGGTGGCCAGCGATGAAATCAATTATCGGCGTTTTTTTGATATCAATGACCTGGTCGCCCTGCGGGTGGAAGATCCCCGGGTGTTTGCGGAAACCCACGCTCTCATCCTGCGACTGATTGAAGAAGGCTGGATCAGCGGCCTGCGCATTGATCATCCCGATGGACTGTATGACCCGGCCGCCTATTTTCACCAATTGCAAATAGAGGCCGCCAAACGTCTGAATGTGTCCCTGGAACCGGATTTGCAACTGGGCGATCCACGGTTGCCCTTGTACGTAGCCATTGAGAAAATTCTGGCCCCCTATGAGCGATTGCCTCAAAACTGGCTGGTACAGGGTACCACCGGATACGAGTTTGCCAACACCGTCAATGGCTTGTTCGTACAACAAGAGCATGAAAAGGAAATGACCCGCATTTATGAAAAAACGCTGGGGCATCCCATCCACTTTGAATCACTGGTCCACGAGTGCAAGAAACTGATTATGCGCACCACCCTGAACAGTGAACTGGGGGTGCTGACCCAGCAGTTGTACCGGCTGTGTAAACAGAACTGGCGTTCCCGAGACTTTACCCTGCACAACCTGCGCAGCGCCTTGATGGAAGTGGTGGCCTGCTTCCCGGTCTACCGAACCTATGTAACCCACGAGACTCTCAGCAAGAAGGACGGCGAATACATTGACTGGGCCATCAATCTGGCCAAACGCCACAGTACGGCCATAGACTCCAGCATTTACGATTTTCTGCACTCCATCCTGCTGCTGGAAGCCCAACTGGAGCATCTCACGGAGACGCAGCCCCCAGGTGCAGCAGATGCGCGCAGGGTCTCGTCCACCACTACCCCGGAAGTCACCGAGGCCTCCCGATTTCGGGCTGCGGTTTGCCATTTCGCCATGAAATTTCAGCAGTACAGCGGCCCGGTAATGGCCAAGGGGCTTGAGGATACCTCGTTTTACCGCTACAATCGCCTCGTTTCTCTCAATGAGGTGGGTGGGGAGCCCACGGTTTTTGGCATTTCGGCAGCTACTTTCCACTATCGCAATCAGCAGCGATTGCAACGCACGCCGCATACCCTGCTAAGCACCACCACGCACGATACCAAGCGCTCAGAAGATGTGCGGGCCCGCATCAGCGTGTTGTCGGAAATGCCGGAAGAGTGGCAAAAGCATCTCACCTCCTGGCGTCGCATCCATCGGCATTTACTGCAAAGGCCGGGAGATGATGTGGTGGCCCCCTGTCCCAACGATGAGTATCTGTTTTACCAAACCCTGCTTGGCATTTGGCCTTTTGAAAACCCCAAAGAAGAGGAAAGGGCCCAGTTGGCGGAACGCCTGGAGCAATACATGTTAAAAGCGGCCCGCGAAGCCAAGCGCCATACCAGCTGGATCAACCCAAACCATACCTATGAAACGGGGCTACAAGCCTTTATTCGGGGCGTGGTATTAAAACCCTCACCGCTGTTTATGCGCAGCTTTCTGCCTTTTCAGCGGCAAATCGCCCGGCTGGGGCAATTTAACGCCCTCTCTCAAACCCTACTGAAACTGACCTGCCCCGGCGTGCCAGATCTGTATCAGGGTTGCGAACTGTGGGATTTAAGTCTGGTGGACCCGGACAATCGCCGCCCGGTGGATTATGCCGTGCGTCAGGCCCAACTGGCACAGCTCCGCCCACTTCTGGAGGCCCCGGATGCCCATACCCTGCAAAAGCCGCTGGATGAAATCGTCCGGGACATGAGCGATGGGCGCATTAAACAGTATCTCATCGCCAAGGTCCTGGGGTACCGTCAGGCCCATCCAGCCTTATTTCAGCAAGGTCATTACCTGCCTCTGGAGGTCAGTGGCATTTACAGCGATCACGTGGTGGCATTCGTACGCTGGCTGGAAGGGGAGGCCGTCATTGTGGCTGTGCCTAGATTAAATACCTGGCTGGGCCTGCGCAAAAGCGGACAGCCCTGCGGAAAGCGGGTCTGGAAGAATACTCAGCTCTTGTTGCCGGACTTTCTGCAGAACCGACCCGTTACCAACCTGCTGACCCTGGAGCCATTGGCACCGGTGAACCATGATGCTCAAAAGGCCCTCAATCTGTCGGACGTCTTTAAGGACTTACCGGTGGGCTTTTTGAGATTGGGTTAA
- a CDS encoding putative metalloprotease CJM1_0395 family protein — protein MGLSVCHQSLWARPVPHAAAQSPGQQSPGKDSAQSIQPKGKDSAAFEQFKAQRYAEILSHEQAHQSAAGSLGGGIHIDFDSNGVAVGGHVPIKIPPLDPSNPEASYQSYCQVRNAALAPGDPSGQDCAVASKAQALMGQAQVLMARKKQKAQKIAEAGTQD, from the coding sequence TTGGGACTCTCGGTTTGTCATCAATCGCTTTGGGCCCGGCCAGTGCCGCATGCCGCCGCGCAATCACCGGGTCAGCAATCCCCAGGGAAGGATAGTGCCCAGTCGATCCAGCCCAAGGGAAAGGATTCTGCTGCCTTTGAGCAATTCAAGGCCCAGCGCTACGCGGAGATTCTCTCCCATGAACAAGCGCATCAGTCCGCCGCAGGGAGCTTGGGCGGTGGTATTCACATCGATTTTGACAGCAATGGGGTGGCTGTGGGTGGCCATGTGCCCATAAAAATTCCACCCCTGGATCCCAGCAATCCGGAAGCCTCTTACCAAAGCTATTGTCAGGTGCGGAACGCCGCCCTGGCTCCGGGGGATCCGTCCGGACAAGATTGCGCGGTGGCCTCCAAAGCACAGGCGCTGATGGGGCAGGCGCAGGTCCTGATGGCCCGCAAAAAGCAGAAGGCTCAAAAAATCGCCGAAGCCGGAACGCAGGATTGA
- the malQ gene encoding 4-alpha-glucanotransferase has translation METMIHQNNVRSLAQAYGIQLEWQDIWGNTHPVTDDMCKAILSAMEVHTNTQENIDAAFERLQYATVARWLEPVQVVSETEAAIAIVLNIPHTQTEHTFHWTLTREDGQVQQGEVVPIHLPHLGDVELAVQHDKVVRYKFMLTGDLPMGYHRFGLSKASGEPAVEMLLVVTPSRCYLPPILQDEPNQPLKKIWGPAVQLYAIHSKRNWGVGDFGDLTRIVDWCAEQGAAIVGLNPLHALYPHNPSHASPYSPSSRLFFNVTLLDVTGIADFEESAPARQLVLSPDFQAALERLREESMVPYAEVGQRKLDVLKLLYQNFRENHWAQNTERAKAFAQYIQAQGKLLERFALFHALQERFHKEDASIWGWPVWPEAYRSPESPAVQEYLKSNGEQVAFYQYLQWQIDLQLQQAGQRCLEKQLGVGLYMDMAVGVDRGGADVWANQHLFAQSSAVGAPPDEYNQKGQDWGLPPMIPEKMREEAYESFIGMLRQNMKHAGALRIDHVMGLMRLFLIPPGLPPSQGAYIHYPVDELFGILALESQRNRCMVIGEDMGTVPEVVRDRMDRWGVFSYKVFYFEKNHDHYKAPEEYQSNAAVAVSTHDLPTLSGFWQGQDITVRTALDLYPNPELRERQIKDRVMERMAILNLLEQRGLLPEGINAGPLSAPMMTPELSAAIHRLVSQTNSKLFMVQFEDMLQQIDQINLPGTTDPVYPCWKRKITLPLEEYGTDHRILSVCQAIATERPKTWKGDIPEAERKKKA, from the coding sequence ATGGAAACCATGATTCATCAAAACAACGTCCGCAGCCTGGCGCAAGCCTACGGCATCCAGTTGGAGTGGCAGGACATCTGGGGCAACACCCATCCGGTCACGGACGATATGTGCAAGGCCATCCTTTCGGCCATGGAAGTCCATACCAACACCCAGGAAAATATTGACGCCGCTTTTGAACGCCTGCAATACGCCACCGTGGCCCGCTGGCTGGAGCCCGTGCAGGTGGTTTCCGAAACAGAGGCGGCCATTGCCATTGTATTGAACATTCCCCACACCCAGACGGAACACACCTTCCACTGGACCCTGACCCGGGAAGATGGTCAGGTGCAGCAAGGTGAGGTGGTGCCCATTCATCTGCCCCACCTGGGCGATGTAGAATTGGCCGTGCAACACGACAAGGTGGTGCGTTACAAGTTCATGCTGACCGGCGATCTGCCCATGGGCTATCACCGCTTCGGTTTAAGCAAAGCCTCGGGTGAACCCGCCGTGGAAATGCTGCTGGTGGTCACTCCCAGCCGTTGCTACCTGCCGCCCATCCTGCAGGACGAACCCAATCAACCGCTGAAAAAAATCTGGGGCCCGGCTGTGCAGCTGTACGCCATTCACTCCAAACGCAACTGGGGCGTGGGAGACTTTGGGGACTTAACCCGGATTGTAGACTGGTGCGCCGAACAAGGGGCGGCCATTGTGGGCCTGAACCCGCTGCATGCCCTGTACCCTCACAACCCGTCTCATGCCAGCCCCTACTCCCCTTCCAGCCGACTGTTTTTCAATGTGACCCTGCTGGATGTAACCGGTATTGCCGATTTTGAGGAATCCGCCCCGGCACGGCAACTGGTTCTCAGCCCGGATTTTCAGGCCGCCTTGGAGCGTCTGCGTGAAGAATCCATGGTGCCTTACGCCGAAGTGGGACAGCGCAAGCTGGATGTCCTGAAACTGCTTTACCAGAACTTCCGGGAAAATCATTGGGCCCAAAATACCGAACGGGCCAAGGCCTTTGCTCAGTATATTCAGGCGCAGGGAAAACTGCTGGAGCGTTTCGCGCTCTTCCACGCCCTGCAAGAGCGCTTCCACAAGGAAGACGCCAGCATCTGGGGATGGCCGGTCTGGCCGGAAGCCTACCGCAGCCCGGAAAGCCCCGCAGTTCAGGAATACCTGAAATCCAACGGCGAGCAGGTCGCTTTTTACCAGTATCTGCAATGGCAAATTGATCTCCAACTGCAGCAGGCGGGTCAGCGTTGCCTGGAAAAGCAACTGGGCGTAGGCTTGTATATGGACATGGCCGTGGGCGTGGATCGCGGTGGCGCGGATGTGTGGGCCAACCAGCACCTATTCGCCCAATCCAGTGCCGTGGGCGCTCCGCCGGATGAGTACAACCAGAAGGGTCAGGACTGGGGCCTGCCCCCCATGATCCCCGAGAAAATGCGGGAAGAAGCCTACGAATCGTTCATTGGCATGCTGCGCCAGAACATGAAACACGCCGGGGCGCTGCGCATCGATCACGTGATGGGCCTGATGCGCCTGTTCCTGATTCCGCCGGGCCTGCCACCATCCCAAGGGGCTTACATTCATTACCCGGTGGATGAACTGTTCGGCATTCTGGCCCTGGAAAGCCAACGCAATCGCTGCATGGTCATTGGCGAAGACATGGGCACCGTGCCGGAAGTGGTGCGGGATCGCATGGATCGCTGGGGTGTGTTCTCCTACAAGGTGTTTTACTTTGAAAAGAATCATGATCACTACAAAGCGCCGGAAGAGTACCAGTCCAACGCCGCTGTGGCCGTCAGCACCCACGACTTGCCCACTCTGAGTGGTTTTTGGCAAGGTCAGGACATTACCGTTCGCACGGCGCTGGATTTATACCCCAACCCGGAATTGCGGGAGCGGCAAATTAAAGACCGGGTCATGGAACGCATGGCCATTCTGAATTTGCTGGAACAGCGCGGCTTGCTGCCGGAAGGCATTAATGCGGGCCCCCTGTCCGCCCCCATGATGACCCCGGAGCTGTCGGCGGCCATCCACCGGCTGGTTTCCCAGACCAATTCCAAGCTGTTTATGGTGCAGTTTGAGGACATGTTGCAGCAGATTGATCAAATCAACCTGCCCGGCACCACCGATCCGGTCTATCCTTGCTGGAAGCGTAAAATTACGCTTCCGCTGGAAGAGTATGGAACGGACCACCGGATTTTAAGCGTCTGTCAGGCCATTGCCACCGAACGACCCAAAACCTGGAAGGGCGATATTCCTGAGGCGGAGCGCAAAAAAAAAGCCTAG
- a CDS encoding M48 family metalloprotease — protein MNRSRLVLMALLYLWGWLCAWACPGAWAEGEEDPLWNRPSFEKKVFRVGQRILSANGIPDRIEFLASRLDIRNASASRFGGPNTVIIYKDMLDVMESDDELAAVLSHEIAHITKRHTGKIVPKRWAAKTALWTAYTVGGTAASVATAGLAAPVFIVGAAGIKKMHRNGIALTDPISRPYEKEADLVGLEYMTKAGYNPLAMESLLLKGAADSGPVANFFSSHPGGSERLAYIHEAIQSHYPQYLADANESAADAKNAALPKAGAVSPADPVKMAAQFSALAEGKDNPNHQHEGSVPSSQAALNPSSLPARSKAPRQQSASAPQSVPASQSVSTGGSQSGPEKSVQSPAKSPAAQPVAASTASASVASSSPSNAKALFAKPAAPSAGPGPHERSVAQVLLGLQPDQLRILRMLSQHGYLSRQELVNQMEYVPADSLTQQINALIQKRLVRLLGAEPDEVIVLTDWAAEAFQPASAR, from the coding sequence TTGAATCGTTCTCGTTTGGTATTAATGGCGTTGCTCTACCTTTGGGGTTGGCTATGTGCGTGGGCTTGTCCCGGGGCTTGGGCCGAAGGGGAGGAAGATCCCTTATGGAATCGGCCCTCGTTTGAGAAAAAGGTGTTTCGGGTCGGTCAGCGCATTTTAAGCGCCAACGGCATTCCCGATCGCATTGAATTCCTGGCCAGTCGGCTGGATATCCGAAACGCCTCTGCCAGCCGGTTCGGCGGCCCCAATACAGTGATTATTTACAAGGACATGCTGGATGTCATGGAGAGCGATGATGAACTGGCCGCCGTGCTGTCTCATGAGATCGCCCATATCACCAAGCGGCATACCGGTAAAATCGTGCCTAAGCGATGGGCGGCCAAAACGGCTTTATGGACGGCCTATACGGTGGGCGGAACGGCAGCTTCCGTTGCCACGGCGGGGCTGGCCGCGCCGGTGTTCATCGTGGGCGCTGCGGGGATTAAAAAAATGCATCGAAATGGCATTGCCTTGACCGATCCCATCTCCCGGCCCTATGAGAAAGAGGCGGATTTGGTGGGCCTGGAGTATATGACCAAAGCCGGGTACAACCCCCTGGCTATGGAGTCTCTACTTCTGAAAGGGGCCGCCGATTCTGGGCCCGTGGCCAATTTCTTTTCCAGCCATCCCGGCGGCAGTGAGCGACTGGCTTATATCCATGAAGCCATTCAGAGCCACTACCCTCAATATCTAGCGGATGCCAATGAATCGGCTGCCGATGCGAAAAATGCCGCCTTGCCCAAGGCAGGGGCAGTGTCTCCGGCTGACCCTGTGAAGATGGCTGCTCAGTTCTCGGCATTGGCAGAGGGGAAAGACAATCCGAATCACCAGCACGAGGGTTCAGTGCCCTCGTCGCAGGCTGCCCTGAACCCGTCTTCTCTGCCCGCCCGATCAAAGGCCCCTAGGCAGCAATCGGCATCTGCTCCGCAATCGGTGCCCGCTTCGCAATCGGTATCCACGGGGGGAAGCCAGTCGGGGCCGGAAAAGTCTGTTCAATCCCCAGCGAAGAGTCCCGCAGCGCAACCGGTCGCTGCCTCCACAGCCTCTGCCTCTGTGGCTTCTTCTTCCCCCTCTAACGCCAAGGCCTTGTTTGCCAAGCCAGCCGCCCCGTCTGCTGGGCCCGGCCCCCATGAGCGTTCCGTGGCACAGGTTTTATTGGGCTTGCAGCCGGATCAGCTTCGCATTTTGCGCATGCTGAGTCAGCACGGCTACCTGTCCCGGCAAGAGTTGGTAAACCAGATGGAATACGTGCCAGCCGATAGTTTGACCCAGCAGATCAATGCGCTGATTCAAAAGCGTCTGGTTCGTCTGCTGGGGGCGGAACCGGACGAGGTGATTGTGCTGACCGATTGGGCTGCCGAGGCCTTTCAACCCGCTTCAGCCCGATAA